In the genome of Pseudomonas putida, one region contains:
- the ccoO gene encoding cytochrome-c oxidase, cbb3-type subunit II, which translates to MKHEAVEKNIGLLAFFMVIAVSIGGLTQIVPLFFQDVTNKPVEGMKPRTALELEGRDIYIREGCVGCHSQMIRPFRAETERYGHYSVAGESVWDHPFLWGSKRTGPDLARVGGRYSDDWHRAHLYNPRNVVPESKMPSYPWLVENKLDGKDTPKKMEVLRTLGVPYTDEDIAGARDAVKGKTEMDALVAYLQGLGTIIKSKR; encoded by the coding sequence ATGAAGCACGAAGCAGTCGAGAAGAATATTGGCCTGCTGGCCTTCTTCATGGTCATCGCCGTCAGCATCGGCGGCCTGACCCAGATCGTCCCGCTGTTCTTCCAGGACGTCACCAACAAGCCGGTCGAAGGCATGAAGCCCCGCACCGCGCTGGAGCTCGAGGGCCGCGACATCTACATCCGCGAAGGCTGCGTTGGCTGCCACTCGCAGATGATCCGTCCGTTCCGTGCCGAGACCGAGCGCTACGGTCACTACTCGGTGGCCGGCGAGAGCGTGTGGGACCACCCGTTCCTGTGGGGCTCCAAGCGTACCGGTCCAGACCTGGCACGTGTGGGCGGGCGCTACTCCGATGACTGGCACCGCGCGCACCTGTACAACCCGCGCAACGTCGTGCCCGAGTCTAAGATGCCCTCCTACCCTTGGCTGGTGGAGAACAAGCTCGATGGCAAGGACACGCCGAAGAAAATGGAAGTCCTGCGCACCCTGGGCGTGCCCTACACCGACGAGGACATTGCCGGCGCCCGCGACGCGGTCAAGGGCAAGACCGAGATGGACGCCCTCGTGGCGTACCTGCAAGGCCTCGGCACCATCATCAAGAGCAAGCGGTGA
- a CDS encoding CcoQ/FixQ family Cbb3-type cytochrome c oxidase assembly chaperone yields MDIGMIRGLGTVVVMVAFVGLALWVFNPRRKKEFDEATQLPFADDPEASRHVEQAQAKASRSKEQ; encoded by the coding sequence ATGGATATCGGGATGATTCGCGGCCTGGGCACCGTCGTGGTGATGGTCGCCTTCGTAGGCCTGGCGCTGTGGGTGTTCAACCCACGGCGCAAGAAGGAGTTCGACGAGGCAACCCAGTTGCCGTTCGCCGATGATCCCGAAGCCAGCCGGCACGTCGAGCAAGCGCAAGCGAAAGCTTCTAGGAGCAAAGAACAATGA